In the genome of Streptomyces sp. P3, the window GCAAGGTAGGCGGCCAGGTGGGCGGCGCGGATGCCGCCCGTCGGGACGAAGCGCGTTCCGGGGAACGGCGCGGCGAGCGCCCGGAGGGTGGGCAGGCCGCCGAGCGGTTCTGCCGGGAACAGTTTCACGGTGTCCAGACCCGCGCGAAGGGCGCGCATCAACTCGGTCGCGGTGGCGACACCCGGTATCACGGGGACGCCCAACTCCCGGCACCTGGCGACGACTTGATCGTCGAAACCCGGTGAGACGACGAAGCGGGCGCCCGCCGCCACCGCCCGCTCCGCCTGTTCGGGGGTGAGGACCGTGCCGGCTCCGACGGTGAGTCCGCCGTGGGCGGCCATAGCCTCGAGCACCTGCTCGGCGTCCGGGGTGCGGAAGGTGACCTCGGCACACCGGGCGCCGCCGGCGACGAGTGCCTCGGCCAGCGGTGCGGCCATCGTCCTGGACGGGACGGTCAGCACGGGCATCACCGGGGCGCCGGCGAGGACGGTGGCGAGGTCGGTGCCGGTCATCGGCCGAGCCATCCGCCGTCGACGGGGAGGGTGATGCCGTGGATGTAGGCGGCGGCGTCGGAGGCGAGGAAGACGGTGGCGCCGGCGAGGTCGTCCGGGTTGCCCCAGCGTGCGGCGGGGATGCGGTCGAGGATGGCGGTGCTGCGGGCGGGGTCGTCCTGTAGTGCCTGGGTGTTGTCGGTGGCGATGTAGCCGGGGGCTATGGCGTTGACGTTGACGCCGTGGGGGGCCCATTCGTTGGCGAGGGCTTTGGTGAGGCCGGTGATGCCGTGCTTGGCGGCGGTGTAGCCGGGCACGGTGATGCCGCCCTGGAAGCTGAGCAGCGAGGCGGTGAAGACGATCTTGCCGTGGCCGCGGGTGACCATGGCCGCGCCGACGGCGCGGGTGAGGGCGAACTGGGCGGTGAGGTTGACCTGGAGCACCAGGTTCCAGTCGGTGTCGGTGTGCTGGGCGGCGGGGGTGCGGCGGATGGTGCCGGCGTTGTTGACGAGGATGTCCACGGGGCGTCGGCGTGCGGCGAGGTCGGCGCCGAGGGCGTGGACGGCGTGGGGGTCGGCGAAGTCGGTGCGGATGGCCTCGAAGGTGCGGCCGGCGGCGGTGACGTCCTTTTCGACGTCGCTGCCGGTCTCCTCGAGGGTGGCGCTGACGCCGATGACGTCGGCGCCGGCTTCGGCGAGTGCGCGGGCCATGGCGCGGCCGATGCCGCGGCGTGCGCCGGTGACGACGGCGAGTCTGCCGGTGAGGTCGAAGGCGTTCATGCGGTGACTCCCTGCGCGATGCCGGCCGTGGCTCCCCGGGCGGCGTCGGTGGCTTCATCGGTGTCGGTGGTGCAGTCGAGGAGGATCTTCATGACGTCACCGCCGCCCTCGAGGGCCTCGAACGCGGCGGGCGCTTCGGTGAGCGGCACGACCTTGCTGATCAGCCGGGCGGCGGGGACGGTCCCGTCGGCGACGAGGGCGACGGCCTTCTCGAAGTCGCTGCGGTCGTACAGGCGGGCCCCGACCAGGGTGAGTTCGCGCCAGAAGAAGCGGTGCAGGTCGATCTCACGAGGCCGGGGGTGGATCGCGACCAGGCACAGCCGGCCGCGCACACCGAGGACGTCGACGGCGGTGGTCACGCCGCCTGCCGCGCCGGACACCTCGAAGGCGACGTCCGCGCCGGCGTCCTGGGTCCATGTGCGGATGAGTTCGGGCACGTCCGCGGCGGCGGGGTCCCAGGCGTCCAGGCCCAACTGTTCCGCGAGTGCGCGTCGGTGGGCGCTGAGTTCGATGACCCGGACGTCGGCTCCGGCGGCCCGGGCGACGAGGGCGATGAGGACACCGACTGGTCCGCCGCCGACGACGACGACCTTCTCGCCGTCGCGTACGGCGGCGCGGCCGACGTCGTGGACGGCGACGGCGGTGGGTTCGACGAGGGCGGCGTGGTCGAGGGGGAGGGTGTCGGGCAGGCGGACGAGGGTGGTGGCGGGGACGGTCCAGCGTTGTTGCATGGCGCCGGGGGAGTCGATGCCGATGAAGTCGAGGTGCTGGCAGATGTGCTGGTGGCCGGCTCGGCAGGCGGGGCAGGTGCCGTCCCAGCGCAGCGGCATGACGGTGACCGCGTCTCCGGGCTGCCAGTCGTCGACGTCGGGGCCGACGCGGACGACGCGGCCGGACATCTCGTGTCCGAGGACGGCGGGTGTGCGGACCCGGGTGTCCATGTCGCCGTGGTAGATGTGCAGGTCGGTGCCGCAGATGCCGACGAAGGCGGGGGCCAGTTCCACCTCGCCGGGCCCCGGCGAGGAGGCCTCGGCGGGCACGGTGTCCAGGGTGCGGGCGGCGGTGTAGCGGACGGCGAGTGTGGTCATCGTGTCGTCAGGGTCCCTTCAGCGCGGACGCCGATGGTCAGCAGCAGGTTGGCGTAGGTGCGGACGTCGGCGGTGACGATGGCCAGCGCCAGGTCGGGCGAGCGTGCGGCGTCGTAGAACTCGAAGCGGCCGAGTGTCCCGACGGGGGCCGGCGCCAGTCGGGCGCGGTACTCGCCGATGGCGGGCGGTTCGGGTGCGCCGTCGGGCGGCACCATCACGTGGGCCGACTCGACGGGCAGGGCGGTCGTCAGGACGTCGAGCACGGTGGTGACGTCCAGCAGGCCGGGCGCCAGGTTCA includes:
- a CDS encoding bifunctional 4-hydroxy-2-oxoglutarate aldolase/2-dehydro-3-deoxy-phosphogluconate aldolase, producing the protein MTGTDLATVLAGAPVMPVLTVPSRTMAAPLAEALVAGGARCAEVTFRTPDAEQVLEAMAAHGGLTVGAGTVLTPEQAERAVAAGARFVVSPGFDDQVVARCRELGVPVIPGVATATELMRALRAGLDTVKLFPAEPLGGLPTLRALAAPFPGTRFVPTGGIRAAHLAAYLAEPSVLAVGGTWLATPGHLGQGDYEEIRRLTAEAVARSVS
- a CDS encoding SDR family oxidoreductase, with translation MNAFDLTGRLAVVTGARRGIGRAMARALAEAGADVIGVSATLEETGSDVEKDVTAAGRTFEAIRTDFADPHAVHALGADLAARRRPVDILVNNAGTIRRTPAAQHTDTDWNLVLQVNLTAQFALTRAVGAAMVTRGHGKIVFTASLLSFQGGITVPGYTAAKHGITGLTKALANEWAPHGVNVNAIAPGYIATDNTQALQDDPARSTAILDRIPAARWGNPDDLAGATVFLASDAAAYIHGITLPVDGGWLGR
- a CDS encoding zinc-binding dehydrogenase gives rise to the protein MTTLAVRYTAARTLDTVPAEASSPGPGEVELAPAFVGICGTDLHIYHGDMDTRVRTPAVLGHEMSGRVVRVGPDVDDWQPGDAVTVMPLRWDGTCPACRAGHQHICQHLDFIGIDSPGAMQQRWTVPATTLVRLPDTLPLDHAALVEPTAVAVHDVGRAAVRDGEKVVVVGGGPVGVLIALVARAAGADVRVIELSAHRRALAEQLGLDAWDPAAADVPELIRTWTQDAGADVAFEVSGAAGGVTTAVDVLGVRGRLCLVAIHPRPREIDLHRFFWRELTLVGARLYDRSDFEKAVALVADGTVPAARLISKVVPLTEAPAAFEALEGGGDVMKILLDCTTDTDEATDAARGATAGIAQGVTA
- a CDS encoding RbsD/FucU domain-containing protein, translating into MLLTDLLHPGILEALAGAGHGARVLLADGHYPASTATGDRARTVHLNLAPGLLDVTTVLDVLTTALPVESAHVMVPPDGAPEPPAIGEYRARLAPAPVGTLGRFEFYDAARSPDLALAIVTADVRTYANLLLTIGVRAEGTLTTR